The DNA sequence TGTGAGGGGCAATTGTTGCTGTGCCTGGGCAATGAGCACTCGGTAGACCTGCGGGCCGTGATTCGTGCTCACCCCGGTGATATGGACGTGCTCAAAACCGCCATTGTCGCGGCCATGGCCATCAAGCCAGAGCGACACCATTTTTATGATCCGGATCGGCCACAGGTAGTACGTTTCATGAATGCCACCGGTGGCTGAGAATTTTGGTGTACCTCAATAATCACTGACTGTTGACAACAGAACCGATTGGTCCATAATTCATTTATGAATCTGGGCAGACCAAGAGAATTCGATATCGACCGCGCGCTGGAATCCGCTACCCGGCAGTTCTGGGTGGCTGGTTATGAGGCAACCTCCATGGCGGAGCTGTTGGCGGTGATGAACCTGTCCAAGAGCAGCCTCTATCAGACCTTTGGCAGCAAGGAGGCGCTGTTTATTCGCTGCCTGGATTACTTCCAGACCTCCATGGCCGCCAACCTGTCGAGTCAATTGCAGAGCTCCGACTCTCCAATGCAGTTTCTCGCCGATTACCTGGAGAGCGTGATTGATGAAGCCTCCGCAAAGTCCGCGCGCAAGGGCTGTCTGCTGGTCAATACTGCCAATGAGCTCGCCCAGCGTAACCCCGCGGTCAGGGAGGCTGTGGCAAGGGGTGGAGAGAAGATGATCAGAGTCTTTGTCGAAGCGCTGGAACAGGCCCTGGCTCGGGGAGAAATTCATTCCCCCCAGTCCTTGGAAGAACTGGCTCGCTACTATTTTTCCTCGGTGAGCGGTTTGCGCACCATGGTCAAGGCAGGCGCCAGCAGAGAAGAGCTCGAACCCATTGCCAGACTCGTCATGAAGACCCTGCAATAATTTTTTTGGCCACTTATGGACCGAATGGTCCCTAATGGTTTTTGTTTAAACCAGCAAATGTAAAACAGGAGACCTACCCATGAAATCCGAATACAAGATCAGCCTACCGCCCTTGGAACTTTCGACCGCCCCTGAAACGGTCAAGCCGGTGCTGCAGGAACAGAAAAACAACTTTGGCTTTCTGCCCAATATGTATACCCATATGGCCAACGCGCCAGCGGTACTGAAGATGTACTTGCAGGGATACCAGTTATTTCGTGAGGAGTCATCGTTTTCCCCGGTGGAGCAGGAAGTGCTGTTTCTCACTATCAGCCGCTACCACGGCTGCGATTATTGCGTCGGCGCCCACAGCATGATCGCCGACAAGATGTCCGGGGTGCCAGGCCATGTGACTGATGCCATTCGTGACGGCGAGACCATTGATGACCCGAAGCTGCAGGCCCTGCAGGACTTTGCCGTGGCCATGCTGGAAAGTCGCGGCGCGCCCAGCCGCACGGAAGTCGAGGACTTTCTAGGCGCCGGCTTCAGCGAACAGCAGTTGCTGGAGGTGATTGTCGCCATTGCGGTGAAAACCCTCAGCAACTACAGCAATCACCTGACACATACCGAGCTGGATACTGTGTTTGAGGACTACCGCTGGGAGAAGTGATGCCCCGATGGGTCGCGTTGATGGCGGAGCGGGACAAGTGCCTGCGCCGCCATCAATGGCTCAGTCGCCCTGGTTTTTTCGATGGTCTTCCAGGGTGTCCACTCCATCCCTGAGCCAGGCCAGCAAACCGCCGCCGAGGCTGCGCGCCTGGAACCCTTGCTGTCGCAGCAATTCCACGGCCTTGCCGCTGCGGACACCACTTTGACAGTAACAGAGCACAGTGCCCCCATTCTCCAGCTCCTCTAGGCGCTGGGGTAATTCATCGACGGGAATATGCCGGCCACCGATATGGAATGCCCGCCGTTCTTCGGAACCACGCACATCCAGCAGCACACAGTCGCCCTGATGGAAGCGCTGGCGAAAGGCTTCGGGGTGCAACACATCAGCAGATTGAGCGTCGGCGGCACACTGGGGTTCAGACCGCTTTGGCAGCTCGGGCGCGGTGGCGGGATCGCGGCAGGCGGGGCAGTCGTCGCTGTGGGACAGTTGAATGGAGCGAAATTCCAGATTGAGGGCGTCTACCAGCAACAGGTGATTTTTCAAGGGTGTCGGCAGCCCCAGTAGGTATTTGATGGCCTCGTTGGCCTGTAATACACCGAGCAGCCCTGGTAGTACGCCGATCACCCCGGCACTGTTGCAGTCCTCCACATTGACGGGAGGCTTCGGAAACAGACAGCGGAAACAGGCATTGCCAGGGGTAAACAGAGCGCATTGGCCAAAGAATTTCTGGATGCTGGCAAATACCCAGGGTTTGTTCAGGGCACAGCAGTGGTCGTTGATCAGATAGCGGGCGCTGAAATTGTCGGTACAGTCCACCACCAGGTCGGCGGTGGCCACCAGCTCGGGGGCATTATCGGTGCTGAGAAACGCCTCGATGGCGTCGACGCGGATATCCGGGTTGAGACGCCGCAGTCGCTCCCCGGCGGCGGCGGCCTTGGGCTGTCCCACCTGTCTGTGCTCGAAGATGATCTGCCGCTGCAGGTTGCTGGTGTCCACGACATCACCGTCTACCAGCGTAAGGTGACCGATTCCGGCGGCGGCCAGATAAAGCGCCACCGGCGAACCCAGTCCACCGGCACCAATCACCAGAATATGGGACTGTTTTAATTTCAGTTGTCCAGCGGCGCCCACTTCCGGAAGCTGGATGTGCCGGGTATAGCGCAGCCATTCGCTGGCACTGAAGCTGGTTGTATTTTCATTCATGGGTCACTCTACTCCGGTTTAATGGTGGCTGCCAATCGGCACCGGCAAGTTGCACAGGATGTAAGTTAGGGGTGGCATGGATGTACTTTCCAGTGGGCAATTCTATTACCGTGTCGCACTCCGGCGAGTCGACCACGCCAATTTCTCCATCTCCTTCTCGATATTTAAGGTGAGGGCGGAGTTGCTGATATTGGCGTAGATCTTTATAAGAAAGTTACGGCTGGTAATCATCGGCTTCAAGCACGTCCATACCCAGTCTGGCGGTCAGCAGTTTGGTGGTCTCCAGGTTGTAGTAATCAGCGTCATAGCTGGCCGGGTTGTCCTTGTAGTCGGATTGCCATGCGTATTCTGCTGTGTAGAGCCATTTGGTGTCATTGCCCTGTGTACCGGACAACCGGACACCTTAGGTTTTACTGGATGCGGAGGGTGCATCTTCCAGATCCAGCAGGTAGGCGTAGGCAGTCAGAATACCTACACTAAGGCCCTGGTAATTGATATTGATGATATCGGCGCTGCTGTTCCAAGCGACATCTGCGTGCGGTGACGCGCCCTTATGCTCAAGACATGCCCGGTTTACAGAATGCTGTTGTCAATGCAATGGCACTGAAGCCGGAACCATACTATTTTTACCACGATGACAAACCGCAAGTATTGCGCTTTATGAATGCCACCGGTGGTTAACGGGAATCAGGATGATCGAAATACAAGAGCCTCAATCAAGTAATTCGCCGGCATGGCTTAATCTGGGCTTCCGGCCTTTCTTTATAGGTGCGGCCC is a window from the Porticoccus hydrocarbonoclasticus MCTG13d genome containing:
- a CDS encoding carboxymuconolactone decarboxylase family protein; this translates as MKSEYKISLPPLELSTAPETVKPVLQEQKNNFGFLPNMYTHMANAPAVLKMYLQGYQLFREESSFSPVEQEVLFLTISRYHGCDYCVGAHSMIADKMSGVPGHVTDAIRDGETIDDPKLQALQDFAVAMLESRGAPSRTEVEDFLGAGFSEQQLLEVIVAIAVKTLSNYSNHLTHTELDTVFEDYRWEK
- a CDS encoding TetR/AcrR family transcriptional regulator, translated to MNLGRPREFDIDRALESATRQFWVAGYEATSMAELLAVMNLSKSSLYQTFGSKEALFIRCLDYFQTSMAANLSSQLQSSDSPMQFLADYLESVIDEASAKSARKGCLLVNTANELAQRNPAVREAVARGGEKMIRVFVEALEQALARGEIHSPQSLEELARYYFSSVSGLRTMVKAGASREELEPIARLVMKTLQ
- the moeB gene encoding HesA/MoeB/ThiF family protein; the protein is MNENTTSFSASEWLRYTRHIQLPEVGAAGQLKLKQSHILVIGAGGLGSPVALYLAAAGIGHLTLVDGDVVDTSNLQRQIIFEHRQVGQPKAAAAGERLRRLNPDIRVDAIEAFLSTDNAPELVATADLVVDCTDNFSARYLINDHCCALNKPWVFASIQKFFGQCALFTPGNACFRCLFPKPPVNVEDCNSAGVIGVLPGLLGVLQANEAIKYLLGLPTPLKNHLLLVDALNLEFRSIQLSHSDDCPACRDPATAPELPKRSEPQCAADAQSADVLHPEAFRQRFHQGDCVLLDVRGSEERRAFHIGGRHIPVDELPQRLEELENGGTVLCYCQSGVRSGKAVELLRQQGFQARSLGGGLLAWLRDGVDTLEDHRKNQGD